From Pangasianodon hypophthalmus isolate fPanHyp1 chromosome 10, fPanHyp1.pri, whole genome shotgun sequence:
ATACTCGCCGCAGAACTCGGCCATGACGCCATGCTGGCTCTCCTGGCGAAGAACCACGCTGACATGAACCTGGTGGATAACGAGGGGAAAGGTGCGCTGGGTTCTTTAGAACTTTTGAgatctttattattatgattattgtcatttttgtctcctgtgtgtctcactgtgcAGGAGTGCTGTTTTACTGCATCTCTCCGTCGCAGAGGCACACACGCTGCCTGCAGGTGGCGCTCAGCAACAAAGCGGACGTCAACAACGTGTCCAACGCGGGGAAACCGGTGTTCCTGCTCGCCTGTGAGCACGCCAGCGAGTGTGAGAACATCTGCATCAGGATTTTAGAGGGCGGAGCTGATCCCAACGCCACCGATCAGGTCTCTCCTCCTACTGAACGTGTAACTCTGATAAAATACAATTCCAACATGAATATTTCCAATATTTAAACCTTCTGAACTCCTCCTAGACGCCTGAAACTACACATGCACTGCTTATGATCACAAAACTCAAACCAATCACAAAACAATATGCTAATATATgctaattattaaaaatctgAGGAAAACATTGTCGTAAAATTACAACTCCAGGATATCTTATTCTCTCataacaaattttatttacCTTATTTCTTAACATGAATCATTATTGCCATTTAAACTCATCAAGAATATAAGAAAATgcagttttgcatatttttgcatattcatatatatttgtaGATGCTAGCATttttaataagaataaatgGGTAAGAGAAATTCTGTTGACTTTTATTAGTCTTTTTGAGCtagtctctgtgtctgtgtgtgtgtgtgtgtgtgtgtgcgtgcaggtAACAGGGCGGACGGCTCTGATGGAAGCGGCGAGGGCCGGCTCAGTGGCGTTAGTGAGACACATCCTGCAGAGAGGAGGAAACCCGAACACGGCGGATAAACAGCAGCAGAACGCCGCTCAGCTCGCTGCAGCCGGAGGATTCTTCCAGGCAAGAGACTGTAAAATAATCCAATCTGTAAAATAATCCAATCTGTAAAATAATCCAATCTGTAAAATAATCCAATCTGTAAAATAATTCGATCTGTAAAATAATCTgtgctgtaaaataataaaacactgtgcCAGGATTCTTCTTCATATACTTCTGCATACAAAcctgatttattattatgatgttaCTATATTATTATGTCTATTATGATTctttgaataaataattttgcGAGCTAGTGTTGGAGCTGTCAGTGACCAGGCTGATTATTTAACAGTGTGTCGTTATTATATTGTTGTTTGTTAGGTGTTGCGTGTGTTGTCAGCGTACCAGGCTGATTTCAGTGCGGCGTGTGTGGAGGGAAACTCGGCTCTGCACGTGTCTGCAGCTGGAGGTCACACTGAGTGCTGCAGGTTTCTGGCACAGAGAGGTGTGTTACAGAGCATCAGTTCTGTCATTATTCACGCTCTCTCTAACTGTAACTAATGAGAGTAATCTACTTCACCTCCAGGATGCTACCCGAAGCTGAAGAACATGAACGGTTTGGTTCCACGTCAGATCGCAAAAGCACACGGCCACAGGGCGGCGCTGAAGGAGCTGCAGAAGGCAGAGCGAGTGTTTACAAAGTTCTCCAAACCCGGAGTGGTTAATCCCAACGAGCTCTGGGCTCTCACACTGCACGACTGGTCATGTGAACATGAGGAAGCGCTGAGGAACGCCTTCCAGCTCGCCGAGGAGGCCGACGCTCCTGTGGAGAAAGTCTCAAGGGAGAAGTTTGCGTACGTCCTGCAGGAACATCACGCTCCCGTGGATCAGGAGCACCTGCAGAAGATCATCGCTGACCACGACAAGAAGCATGAAGGTGTGATTAACATCAGCGACTTCTTCAAGGGACTGCAGTACCTTCAGAAAGCGTACGTCCTGTCGTCCTACGAGCCcaagacgaagaagaagaaaggcGGGAAAGGCAGAAAGGGCGGGAAAGGGAAGATGAAGAAAGGGAAGTCTGTGGTTCCTCTGCCCATCTGCACACTTCCTCCAGACATCATGGAGAAAAGACCAGACGGCGGTCCGCAGTTCATGATTGAGAGTTATCAGCCCTTCACCGATACCAAGCGATTCGACCGTGACCGTCCGCCTTCTCACCCCGTGGAGGACGACTCGGCCTGGTACGTGGACGAGCCGCAGAAGATCTACACCAACATCAACCGCTGTGTCCGAACCGGAGACTTCGAGTCGCTGTGTTTAGCGTTCAGTCAGCGTCTCCCCGTGGACATCAGAGACCGCTTCTACAAAACACCGCTCATGGCTGCATGCAGCAGCGGGAGCTACGAGATGGCCGAGTTCCTCATCACACTCGGGTACTGAGCACAACAACACagctactgtacacacacagaacgacaaaaataacacactaacatgcaggtttatgtttatatatatatatatatatatatatatatatatatatatatacatacatatatatatatatatatatatatatataaaatgtgtgtgtgtgtgtgcgtgtgtgtgcagggcAGATGTGAACGCCTGTGATCAGTTTAAATGGACTCCTCTTCATCACGCGTGTCACGCTGGACAGCAGGACATCATGGAGCTGTTAGTGAAACACGGAGCGGAGGTGGACGCTGTGGCGTTAAACGGAGCCACGCCCCTAATGAAGGCCATCGAGAGCTGCAGACTCTCCTGCGTACATCAACTCATCACATCCAACGCTAACGTACAGGCCACAAACAACAAGGgtactcagagagagagagagagagagagagagagagagagtgtgtgtgtgtgtgtgtgtgtgtgtgtgtgtgtgtgtgtgtgcgtgtaactGTCCCTAACTGCTCATATATAATCTGTCTTATATAATAAAAACTGACTTCTTTGGCATTAAATATTCAGGCATGAGCTCTGTATCACACTGATAAAGGATTAATAACATCTCTGTAACCATGctgtaaaaatgcattaatgaaCATGATTCTGCTCTGAGCAATCAATAAAATCACAGTCTGGCACTAGGGGGCgataatgacacacacacacacacacacacacacacacacacacacacacacacactaatcacagtCTCCTCCTGTGTGACAGATCACCGCTCTGAGAGCTCATGTCACTGACTTACGTTggaaaaataaactaataaactgaaaataaacGTTTAATGTCTAATCTAGCTGCGTAGCCGTGATGCACTGATAATGTGTCAGTACAGTTTATCTCACAGCACCTGGCACGTCATTTCGCTCAGCGCTAGTTTACACGTGTGTGTTCCTGTTCTTCATGAGAGTTTACTAAcacgtgtgtgtttctgttcttcATGAGAGTTTACTAACACGTGTGTGTTCCTGTTCTTCATGAGAGTTTACTAACACGTGTGTGTTCCTGTTCTTCATGAGAGTTTACTAAcacgtgtgtgtttctgttcttcATGAGAGTTTACTAAcacgtgtgtgtttctgttcttcATGAGAGTTTACTAACACGTGTGTGTTCCTGTTTCTCTAACACTCCTGACTGTCTGAACTCTATCAGCTGATCCCTTCAGTTTACTGtcaataatgtaattaaaagcTCGTTAAAGTCAATATCAGTCACGTGAGGTTGCATCTCTAATGACTAGACTTGTGTCTCTCTGGGTTTTTTCAGGACAGAGCTGTTTGGACATCGCCGGTGTGTACGGAGACGAGAGGATCATCGATCTGGTCAAAACAAAGTTCGAGAGCCTTCCAAAGAGCAAAGACAACAAGAAGGGAAATGGAGGAAAAGTGAGAGCAGCACCTCAGCACACAGCGCCTCCTACAGGAGAGACGGAgaaactgacagagagagaggttaaactcactccatctcactccatctcacaccatctcactccatctcactccatctcactccatcacactccatcttacaccatcacactccatctcacaccatctcactccatctcacaccatctcacaccatctcacaccatcatactccatctcactccatctcactcCATCACACTCCATCTTACACCATCTTactccatctcacaccatctcactccatctcacaccatctcacaccatctcacaccatcatactccatctcactccatctcactccatctcactccatcttacaccatcacactccatctcactccatcttacaccatcacactccatctcacaccatcataCTCCAACTCACAccatctcactccatctcacaccatcataCTCCaactcacaccatcacactccatctcactccatctcacaccatcacactccatcacacaccatcacactccatcacactccatctcacaccatcatactccatctcactccatctcactccatctcacaccatctcactccatctcactccatcacactccatctcacaccatctcactccatctcacaccatctcactccatctcacaccatctcactccatctcacatcatcacactccatctcacaccatcatactccatctcacaccatctcactccatctcactccatctcactccatcacactccatcttacaccatcacactccatctcacaccatcatactccatctcacaccatctcactccatctcacaccatctcactccatctcacaccatctcactccatctcactccatctcacatcatcacactccatctcacaccatcatactccatctcacaccatctcactccatctcacaccatctcactccatctcacaccatcatactccatctcacaccatctcactccatctcacaccatctcacaccatcatactccatctcactccatcttactccatctcactccatctcactccatcttacaccatcacactccatctcacaccatcatactccatctcacaccatctcactccatctcacaccatcataCTCCaactcacaccatcacactccatctcactccatctcacaccatcacactccatcacacaccatcacacaccatcacactccatcacacgccatctcacaccatcacactccatcacacaccatcacactccatctcactccatcacacaccatcacactccatctcacaccatctcacaccatctcacaccatctcacactccatcacacaccatcacactccatctcacaccatctcacaccatcacactccatcacacaccatcacactccatctcacaccatctcacaccatcatactccatctcacaccatctcacaccatcacactccatctcacaccatctcacaccatcacactccatcacacaccatctcactccatcacactccatctcactccatctcactccatctcacaccatctcacaccatcatactccatctcactccatctcacaccatcacactccatctcacaccatcatactccatctcacaccatctcactccatctcacaccatcataCTCCaactcacaccatcacactccatctcactccatctcacaccatcacactccatcacacaccatcacacaccatcacactccatcacacgccatctcacaccatcacactccatcacacaccatcacactccatctcactccatcacacaccatcacactccatctcacaccatctcacaccatctcacactccatcacacaccatcacactccatctcacaccatctcacaccatcacactccatcacacaccatcacacaccatctcacaccatctcacaccatcatactccatctcactccatctcacaccatcacactccatcacacaccatcacactccatctcacaccatcatactccatctcacaccatctcacaccatcacactccatctcactccatctcacaccatcacactccatcacacaccatctcactccatctcactccatcacacaccatcacactccatctcacaccatcacactccatcacacaccatctcactccatctcactccatcacacaccatctcactccatctcacaccatcacactccatcacacaccatcacacaccatctctcaccatctcactccatctcacaccatctcacaccaaaCCCTATAGTACTGCACTACATAGTGGCTAtctgtgcgtgcgtgcgtgtgtgtgtgtgtgtgtgtgtgtgtgtgcgtgtgtgtgtgtctgcgtgcgtgcgtgcatgcgtgtgtgtgtgtgtgtgtgtgtgtgtgtgtgcatgcgtgcgtgcatgtgtgtgtgtgtgtgtgtgcaggctgaAGCTGTTCTACCGGACCTGAAGGAGAAGAGAGTGAAGCTGAAAGAACACATCATAACCGTGAACCAGCACTTCACCGTCACCTCCAACACACACGACATTCAGTTCACACCTAaaactgtgagtgtgtagtggATAGTGCAAACAatacaaacactgaaacactgcggAAAATCAAcagcaaaatgtgtgtgtgtgtgtgtgtgggtgtatgtgtgtgtgtgtgtgtctgtgtgtgtgggtgtatgtgtgtgtgtgtgtctgtgtgtgtctgtgtgtatgtgtgtgtgtgtgtatctgtgtgtgtgtgtgtgtgtgtatctgtgtgtgtgtgtgtgtgtgtatgtgtgtgtgtgtgtatctgtgtgtgtgtgtgtgtgtgtatgtgtgtgtgtgtgtatctgtgtgtgtgtatgtgtgtgtgtgtgtgtatctgtgtgtgtgtgtatgtgtgtgtgtgtgtatgtgtgtgtgtgtgtgtatctgtgtgtgtgtgtgtatctgtgtgtgtgtgtatgtgtgtgtgtgtgtgtatctgtgtgtgtgtgtgtgtgtgtgtgtgtatgtgtgtgtgtgtgtgtatgtgtgtgtctgtgtatgtgtgtgtgtgtgtgtgtgtgtgtgtgtatctgtgtgtgtgtgtgtgtgtaggtgtggggGAAGAGGTTAGCATCTTCCGCTCAGCATATGGAGCGGAGAGTGGACAGGAGGAATCGCCTCTCACATGAAGtggatttcagtgactttgtgATGCCGTTTAATAAAAACCTGACGAGGAAGCTGagggaagtgggcggggctgagGACGAGTAGAGGAATACAACAGTAAAggtataaatttatattaaatcattaaatggGAATAAAGATTCTGTATTCAGATCGGTGGGCGTGACCAAGAGGGTGGGCAGGACCGAGAGAATGGGCGTGGCCGAGAGGGCGGGCGGATCCGGGAGGGTGGGCGTGGCCTGGGGTGGGCGTGGCCGATGAGACGCTGTGAGTGCTTTAGCGTTTCCTGTCCAGAGTAAAAATAACCTGGGAttaagatgatgatgagaaatCCATGATGAGCTCACTGAGGTCCAACCTCACACTGAGAACAACACCTGCCTCTCTGCACCATGTCCTCAtcactgcaggtacacacacacacacacacacacacacactcatatacacacacacactcatatatacacacacacatacacacacacacactcatatacacacacacacacacacacacacacactcatatacacacacactcatatatacacacacatcatgaagTAATTGATCAGATCAGCTTGGGTTTTTCTACATATATCTGTCATGTGACCTTAACAGGTTTTATGACATCAGAGGTAAGTGGAGAAATGAATTAAACACTAAATCACTCCAGCAGGAGCTTCGATATATTAGTGTGAGTGTAAtatgaatagtgtgtgtgtgtgtgtgtgtgtgtgtgtgtgtgtgtgtgtgtgtgtgtgtgtgtgtgtcctgtaggGGGTGCTAAATCCTCGGTGCCATGTCCACGTGCTGCTCTGTGTACAGTTATTTAGCGTTTATTTGCTGTTCTGTCGTTCAGCTCTTCTCcttctttatttcatctgaATAAATCTCACCTGCTGGGGTTTTAAACCCGACTGTAGAATATCTTCATCTGATATCAAAATCAATGTGCTGTCTGCAGGAACGTAAGCGGATCGTCTCAGAGGAACCTCGGTTCCGTTCGTCCTCATGAACAGATCAGATGTCTgctgaacaaaacaaacacacttcaGAAACCTGAACCTGGAGAGAAACTGGAAACGTGGAGCTCAGAGCCGACCTCGCTCTTCTTCTGCATCATCCGTATCATCTTTATCCAAAGAAATAAAGGTGTTAAATTCATCAtgtacaccacagcgctgctgagttctgcactctgattggtcgtcaggtgttgattaattctctagaacagcggctctgacagtagcgcaggtttatattaatgcactcgctctgatacggtatcgtttctatagcaacagctcattcacagctcacgcacgtgtacagcggacgctccacataaacagattaaaaagcgTGTGTAACCGttgatttctgtaaggagatgtttatgtaacatttatggaaggagtctccagtgtcagtgctttgttacagtGAGAGGAGTTAAcgctttattttcttctttatttaacttcatgagagagaataaagagcggctggtgagggaacgactgattctagctgctataacgtaagtgacaacaggaactaacttgcttcatggaACATTaggtgtaactataaacagataaaaagtatgacattctttaataaataaaagaatgcgATTGTTAGTAAATTGCTGTTAATTAATCAGATCAAA
This genomic window contains:
- the ankef1b gene encoding ankyrin repeat and EF-hand domain-containing protein 1; this encodes MSEGGGEETTTTMTTMMKMKSAVAEGRLEVLQIYKLLQLVREGNKAQVEKMVRLGVPNLISLTEPSEGTGVLHQTSISNDLDMAELLLSLGAHPDVQDKRGRTPVILAAELGHDAMLALLAKNHADMNLVDNEGKGVLFYCISPSQRHTRCLQVALSNKADVNNVSNAGKPVFLLACEHASECENICIRILEGGADPNATDQVTGRTALMEAARAGSVALVRHILQRGGNPNTADKQQQNAAQLAAAGGFFQVLRVLSAYQADFSAACVEGNSALHVSAAGGHTECCRFLAQRGCYPKLKNMNGLVPRQIAKAHGHRAALKELQKAERVFTKFSKPGVVNPNELWALTLHDWSCEHEEALRNAFQLAEEADAPVEKVSREKFAYVLQEHHAPVDQEHLQKIIADHDKKHEGVINISDFFKGLQYLQKAYVLSSYEPKTKKKKGGKGRKGGKGKMKKGKSVVPLPICTLPPDIMEKRPDGGPQFMIESYQPFTDTKRFDRDRPPSHPVEDDSAWYVDEPQKIYTNINRCVRTGDFESLCLAFSQRLPVDIRDRFYKTPLMAACSSGSYEMAEFLITLGADVNACDQFKWTPLHHACHAGQQDIMELLVKHGAEVDAVALNGATPLMKAIESCRLSCVHQLITSNANVQATNNKGQSCLDIAGVYGDERIIDLVKTKFESLPKSKDNKKGNGGKVRAAPQHTAPPTGETEKLTEREAEAVLPDLKEKRVKLKEHIITVNQHFTVTSNTHDIQFTPKTVWGKRLASSAQHMERRVDRRNRLSHEVDFSDFVMPFNKNLTRKLREVGGAEDE